In Rahnella variigena, one DNA window encodes the following:
- the typA gene encoding ribosome-dependent GTPase TypA produces MIENLRNIAIIAHVDHGKTTLVDKLLQQSGTFGERVEATERVMDSNDLEKERGITILAKNTAINWKDYRINIVDTPGHADFGGEVERVMSMVDSVLLVVDAMDGPMPQTRFVTKKAFANGLKPIVVINKVDRPGARPDWVVDQVFDLFVNLDATDEQLDFPIIYASALMGIAGNDHNDMAEDMTPLYQAIVDHVSPPQVEMDAPFQMQISQLDYNNYVGVIGIGRIKRGTVKPNQQITVIDSEGKTRNGKVGKVLTHMGLERIEATVAEAGDIIAITGLGELNISDTICDPANVEALPALSVDEPTVTMYFNVNTSPFCGKEGKYVTSRQILDRLNKELVHNVALRVEETEDADAFRVSGRGELHLSVLIENMRREGFELAVSRPKVINRKIDGRMQEPFENVTLDIEEQHQGSVMQAMGERKGDVKDMIPDGKGRIRLDYLIPARGLIGFRTEFMTMTSGTGLLYSTFSHYDDVRPGEIGQRQNGVLISNGQGKAVAFALFSLQDRGKLFLGHGAEVYEGQIIGIHSRSNDLTVNCLTGKKLTNMRASGTDEATTLVPAIKMSLEQALEFIDDDELVEVTPQSVRIRKRHLTENDRKRAMRGPKEG; encoded by the coding sequence GTGATCGAAAATTTGCGTAACATCGCCATTATTGCCCACGTTGACCATGGTAAAACCACCCTGGTCGACAAGCTGCTGCAACAATCCGGTACTTTCGGAGAGCGTGTAGAAGCCACTGAACGCGTAATGGACTCCAACGATTTGGAGAAAGAGCGTGGGATTACCATCCTCGCAAAAAACACCGCCATTAATTGGAAAGACTACCGCATCAACATCGTGGATACCCCAGGACACGCCGACTTCGGCGGTGAGGTAGAGCGTGTGATGTCAATGGTCGACTCGGTGCTGCTGGTTGTGGATGCAATGGATGGCCCAATGCCGCAAACCCGTTTCGTGACCAAAAAAGCATTCGCTAATGGTCTGAAACCGATCGTGGTAATCAACAAGGTTGACCGCCCTGGCGCGCGTCCTGACTGGGTTGTTGATCAGGTCTTCGACCTGTTCGTAAACCTGGACGCAACCGACGAACAACTCGATTTCCCAATCATCTATGCATCCGCATTGATGGGTATCGCGGGTAACGACCATAACGATATGGCCGAAGACATGACCCCGTTGTACCAGGCGATCGTTGACCACGTATCTCCGCCACAAGTTGAGATGGATGCACCTTTCCAGATGCAAATCTCTCAGCTGGACTACAACAACTATGTTGGCGTCATCGGCATCGGCCGCATCAAACGCGGTACCGTTAAGCCTAACCAGCAAATCACTGTCATCGACAGCGAAGGCAAAACCCGTAACGGTAAAGTCGGTAAAGTTCTGACCCACATGGGTCTTGAGCGTATCGAAGCCACCGTTGCTGAAGCGGGCGACATCATCGCAATCACCGGCCTGGGCGAACTGAACATCTCCGACACAATCTGTGATCCGGCGAATGTTGAAGCTCTGCCAGCGCTGAGCGTTGATGAACCAACAGTAACCATGTACTTCAACGTAAACACCTCTCCGTTCTGTGGTAAAGAAGGTAAGTATGTGACTTCACGTCAGATCCTTGACCGTCTGAACAAAGAACTGGTGCACAACGTTGCATTGCGTGTTGAAGAAACTGAAGATGCTGATGCATTCCGCGTTTCAGGCCGTGGTGAACTTCACCTGTCGGTTCTGATCGAAAACATGCGTCGTGAAGGTTTCGAGCTGGCGGTTTCCCGCCCTAAAGTAATCAACCGTAAAATCGATGGCCGCATGCAAGAGCCATTCGAGAACGTGACACTGGATATCGAAGAGCAACACCAGGGTTCTGTAATGCAGGCCATGGGTGAGCGTAAAGGCGATGTCAAAGACATGATCCCAGACGGCAAAGGTCGTATCCGTCTTGATTACCTGATCCCTGCACGTGGCCTGATCGGCTTCCGTACAGAATTCATGACCATGACTTCTGGTACCGGTCTGCTGTACTCCACGTTCAGCCACTACGATGACGTTCGTCCGGGCGAAATCGGCCAGCGTCAGAACGGCGTGCTGATCTCCAACGGTCAGGGTAAAGCAGTTGCGTTTGCACTGTTCAGCCTGCAAGACCGCGGTAAATTGTTCCTGGGCCACGGCGCAGAAGTGTATGAAGGCCAGATCATCGGTATTCACTCACGTTCTAACGACCTGACCGTGAACTGCCTGACCGGTAAGAAACTGACCAACATGCGTGCGTCCGGTACTGACGAAGCAACGACTCTGGTTCCTGCTATCAAAATGTCTCTGGAGCAAGCTCTGGAATTCATCGATGATGACGAACTGGTAGAAGTGACTCCTCAGTCTGTACGTATTCGTAAACGTCACCTGACCGAGAACGATCGTAAACGTGCAATGCGTGGTCCTAAAGAAGGTTAA
- the yihX gene encoding glucose-1-phosphatase, giving the protein MLYIFDMGNVIIDIDFKRVLGVWSHLSGTPLATLTERFNMGEVFQQHERGEISDEQFAADLCNEMGIALSFEQFSAGWHAVFVGLRPEVITLFQKLREEGHRVVVLSNTNRLHLDFWPQHYPEIEANTDAMYLSQNLGMRKPEPEIFQHVLEKEGFTADQAVFFDDVAENIEAARAAGIEAVWVEDNQTVPKYFS; this is encoded by the coding sequence ATGCTGTACATTTTTGATATGGGAAACGTCATTATTGATATTGATTTCAAACGTGTCCTTGGCGTGTGGAGCCATCTCAGCGGAACGCCACTGGCTACGCTGACCGAGCGTTTCAACATGGGCGAGGTGTTCCAGCAGCACGAGCGGGGTGAAATCAGCGATGAGCAGTTCGCCGCCGATCTGTGTAATGAAATGGGCATTGCGCTCAGTTTTGAGCAGTTCAGTGCGGGCTGGCATGCCGTTTTCGTCGGTTTACGTCCTGAAGTCATCACGTTATTCCAAAAGCTGCGCGAAGAAGGTCATCGCGTTGTCGTGCTGTCGAATACTAACCGCTTACACCTGGATTTCTGGCCGCAGCACTATCCGGAAATCGAAGCCAATACCGATGCGATGTATCTTTCGCAAAATCTGGGTATGCGCAAACCTGAACCGGAAATTTTCCAGCATGTGCTGGAGAAAGAAGGATTCACCGCCGATCAGGCCGTGTTCTTTGATGATGTTGCCGAAAACATCGAGGCTGCCCGCGCGGCAGGCATTGAAGCTGTGTGGGTGGAAGATAACCAGACGGTACCGAAATACTTTTCCTGA